The Lichenihabitans psoromatis genomic interval ACGCTGACGGTCGGATAGAGCGCGCCTTCGGCGATCTTCACCTGCAAGGCCGCCGCATCTACTTGATGCAGCGCGGCCTGGACGGATGGATGCTCGACCTGCGAAATATTGATCGCGGTCGCCAACGTCGGCGGCAGTCCGCGCTCGAGCGGACGCGCAGGCTCGAGGCGCGTCGGCTGAACGCCCACAACCTGCCGGAAACTCGCGATTGAATTCTGCAGGTTTGACTGTGCGGTATAGAAGTCGGCGCGAGAGCCAGCGAGACCGGCTTCCGCCTGGGCCACATCGGTTCGTGTCACTTCGCCGACCTTGAACCGATCCTGCGTCTGACGCAGTTGCTCGTCCAAGACCTTGATATTGCTCGATCGCAGATCCAACACCGCAGTGTCACGCAACACGTCCATGTAGGACTGCGCGGCGCTCTGCAAAACGCTCTGCTCGGTGTTCCGCAAGGTCTCGCGAGACCCGAAGACATTCGATTCCGCCTGGCGAATGGAGTTCGGTGTCTTGAAACCATCGAACACGGTCTGCGTGACCGTCAGGCCAACACCTCGGGGAACCGTATCGTTGACGCCGGCAAGCGATGAGTTCGCTCCGCTCGCAAGACCTGCCACACCAGCGTCCGAATGCGTGAAGCCGACGCTTCCGGTTCCGCTCACTTTTGGCAAGTAGCCGGAGTTTGCGAGAGGGACGTTCTCGTCGGTTGCTCGTGTGCCGGCCCGCTGGGCATTCAGTTGTGGGTTGTTGACGTAGGCTTTCGTCAGGAAACTATTGAGCGATTCTGCGCTGGCGGGGGCCGACAGTCCAACGGTGAGGAGCACCGCGGAAAGCGCGACTGTCGTCTCGAACCGGACCGTTCCGGATTGCTTGGATCTCTTGAACAACATGCTCAAACCTTGGCTCACGCGTAAGCATCCAGTCGCACAGGCTTCCGGAGACGATGCGTTTCCGCACACTCCCGGATGGAATTCGATTCCCGCCGACGGCGCTTCGCCGTGAGCTTAAACCATTCGAAACCGGGTGTGCGACTTCTCGGAGAGCAACTGCGGCAAAAATGGAAGCTGCCGCAAAAATACGACACTTGGCTGCCTTAATGGTGGAACCACCGGCCGCGATCGAGCACCGAAACCGACGCCCGGATCTGGCACGCGACGCCGCAGACCTAAAAGTTGAAGCGCGGCGCGTCGCGAAATTCGGGCAAGACCGGAACGGTCGCGTCAAACAGAGCTCTCGCGCTCATTTCGCCGCCGACATTGTCGAACCGGGTCGCCTTACCGGACCGCCGCGTTGCGCCGCTCGACATGGTTTCGATCGTCAGCAACCGGCCTTTTGGGGCGAGTTGAGCGAAGAGAGCGTCAAGATTGCACTCGACTGCACCATCGACCAGAATCAGATCATAAGGCGCACCCTCGGCGTAGCCCTTGGCCAAGGGTCCGGTCACGCATGTCACGTTGGACAAACCCAAAGCCAGAAGATTGGCGGCTGCCGTCCCCGACATAGCGGCATCGGATTCGAGAGCCACGACCGAGGTGGTGAGTTCGGCCAGGATCGCGGCCGCATAGCCGGTCGCGCTTGCGACCAGCAGAACCCGATCGTTGATGTCGATCGTGGCGCCCTGCAGCAGCTTGGCCAGAAACATCGGGGGCAGGAGAACGCGGCTTTCCGCATTGGCCTCGGCCGACTTCAGCGCGATCTGCGCGTCCGAGTAAGCGAGCGATTGAAGATCGGCCGGCAGGAACTTGTCGCGCGGAATGAGGTAGAACGCTTCCAGCACGCGCTGGTCCGTCACATCGAAGGTGCGGACCTGATTATCCACCATGACGCGTCTCAGGTCGTGCGATACGCGCTCCGCCCGTGCGACCTCATCCTGCGCCATGCCGTTCGCCTTCCGCCGTTGAGCTCAATCGTATCGACAGGACCAGAATGGTCGAACCCGTGGTCGCAGCCGACGCGGATGTCTCACAGGGCGCAAAAAAACACAACGGGCCACCTGCCCAACCCAGATCCTATTCGGCATGATCGCGGGGCGTGCCCGTCGGCACCGAAGGATAGGCCATGAGCGATTCGCCGACCGAACATCTCGAGCATGCAGAACACGCCGAGCACGCGGCTCATAGCGGCGACCCCTTCCTGGCAGTCGTCTCGGTCACGATCGCGGTCCTCGCCGTGATCGCTGCAACCATCGGCAGCTTCGAGACGGTCGAAAGCGGCAAGGCGATCACGGACAAAAACGAATCCGTGTTGTTGCAGAACAAGGCGACCGACACCTGGGGCTTCTTCCAGGCTCAGAGCATCAAGAAGAACATGTATGATCTGGCGGCCGCGGCGCAGAGCGACGCCGGGCGGCAGGCCGACTACGTCAAAAAGGCGCGCCAATATGAAAGCGATAGCGGCGAGGTGAAGTCGAAGGCAGAAGGGCTCGAGAAAGAGCGCGATGCCAAGCTCGAGGAGAGCAACACCCACGAGCATCGCCATCACACGCTGACAGCCGCCGTCACGTTTCTCCATGTGTCGATCGCGATTGCCACGATCGCGATCATCATGCGCGGCAAACGCTGGCCCTGGCATGGCGCCATGGCGCTCGGTGCGCTCGGCACGATCCTGGCGATCTACGCCTATCTCTGATCGTGCCGCGGATGTCGCCGGTTGAGGTTATTGACCGGCGGCCTTCAGGCGCGTGTTGCACTGGCTGAGATATTTCGGCCAGGTGATCCCCGGGGTTTGCGCTTTGAGCGCGACCTTGTTGGCCTTCCACTCGGTGCCGCATTGCCGCTCGCGCGCCACGAAAGCCGTGCGGCCTGCCGATTGAGCCTTGACCGGGGTGGCGGCGGGTGCGCTGGCCGTGGTGGTGGCCGGAGCAGCCATCGGCGCGGTCGCGGGAGCCGCAGCGACGGGGGGCACGGTCGGCGCGGGTTTGAGCGGGTTGGCGGCGGCGGCCGTCGGCGGAGCTGCGGGCGTTGCCGCCGCGGGCGTCACCGAAGCGGAGGCAGGCTGGGCTTTGAGCTTGGCCGAACAATCGGCCCGGAACTGGTTCCAGGTCATCCCGCCCAACGTGTTGGCGGCCTTGGCGGCCTGATATTGCTGGCCGCATTGCTGCATGACCGACTGGGCCGAAGCCGGGTCGCTGCCGAAGGCGCTCAATCCCATGATTGCGGCGGCCGCGATCAAGCCCGACAAGGTTTTTGCTGTTGTTGAACGAGCCATGATGTTTCCTCGCGTCGACCCGCGACAGTCGGGCGAACATCGCCCTCAGGTGTCGCTTGCGGCCAGCCCTACCCTGTTAGAAACGGCAGATTTCGTCAATCCGCGACGCTCGCGCGTTGCAGACGCGATATGATGTTTGGCGTGAAGGCTGCCGCACCTCCGGTCGCGCCTTCCATCGTGGGAAAAGGACGCTGATTTCATGGTGACCGATATCGATATTCTACCGCCCGAGACGGATCTGACGAAGTTCGACGAGGCGGATCTCGATGCGCTTCGTAAAGCGGTCGCGACCCTTGAACATTCGAGCCTCGCGGCCCGATTCAGTTCAGTCCTTGGGCGACAGGTCGATCTTGCGGCGCAATTCGTGCCGGAGCCAGTTCTGGCGGTTGCCAACCGCGCCACGATGGCGGCGCTGCGCGTTGCTCTCCGCGCGGCCGTGAAGTCCCTGCCCGCAACAGGCAAGACTACCCCCTCGAACCGGGCCCACATGGCCTATGTGGCCCTATCGGGCGCGGCGGGCGGGACGCTTGGACTGATGTCATTGCCGGTCGAACTTCCGATTTCGACGACGATCATGCTGCGCTCGATCGCCGATATCGCCCGCAGCGAAGGTGAGGATCTGACGCAGCCGGAGGCACGGCTGGCCTGTCTGGAGGTCTTCGCGCTTGGAAGCGGCGGAGAGACTGGGCCGGCTGGCGAGAGCGGCTATCTCGCCATGCGGGCGCTCTTGGCCAAATCCGTCTCCGAGGCGGCACGGTTCATGATTCAACGCGGGGTGGCGGACGAGACCGCTCCCGTCATGGTCAAGCTTCTGACCCAGATCGCAGCCCGATTCGGGATCATCGTCGGCCAGAAGGCGATGGCCCAGGCGGTCCCGGTGCTCGGTGCTCTCACGGGCGCGGCCGTCAATGCAGCCTTCGCGGATCACTTCCAGGCTCTGGCGCAAGCGCATTTCACCGTGCGGCGGCTGGAGCGTCGTTATGGCCAGGAGCCTGTTCAGGATGTTTTCACCCGCATGCGCCAAGCGCTGCGCGACAAGCGAACCGGCGGCAGCGACGCGGGCCGCGCACCATTGCAGGTGTTGAGCGACCTGCGAAAGAAAAGCTGAGGGCGCCTAGGTAAAGGAGGTGCATTGCGCCGATTGGAGGCCTCGCCCGGAATCGAACCGGGGTGCAAGGATTTGCAGTCCTCTGCGTGACCACTCCGCCACGAGGCCTCGTGACGTCAGCGCGAACGCCTCGTCAACATCGTCGCTCTTAAAGCGGTTCGATGCGTTCGGCAAGCCGCTTGCGTCATGCCGCGGCGGGTAAGCTGACCATCGATGCCCGCCCACAAGGATGATGCTTTGAAAGCAAAAAAGCCTTTGCATTCCGGCCCAGGGTTGTTATGCAGCCCCGACGTTCCCCGATAGCTCAGCTGGTAGAGCATTCGACTGTTAATCGAATTGTCGCAGGTTCGAGCCCTGCTCGGGGAGCCAATAAGGCTTCACTCTCGCTCGAAACAGATCCTTCGCTGATTGATGCTGCGATGGATACTCCAAGCGAAGCCGCCCTTTCCTTTCCCCGCATGCGCCCCATAAGTCGGGAAGAGCCGTGCACGGCGCGGTGAAATGGGATCGGTATGGCCAAGAACACAAGCACCACGCTGACGCTGATGTGGTTTCGAGACGATCTTCGTATCAGCGACAACCCTGCGTTTCATGAAGCGGCGACTCGAGGCTGCGTGCTGCCGATCTATTTGTGGGACGAGCGATCGGATGGGCTGCGCGCGCTTGGCGGCGCATCGCGGTGGTGGCTGCATTATTCGCTCGCGAGCCTCGCGGAGCGGCTAACATCGGTCGGTTGCCCTCTTCACATCGTGAGGGGCGCGGCGGCTGAGGTTATTCCGGCGATCGCGGCCGCAAGTGGGGCCGTGGCTTGCGTCTGGAATCGACGCTATGGGCAAGCCGAGCGCGCCGTCGACACAGCCGTGACGACCCGCCTTCAAGGCATGAATATCGAGACCAAGACGTTCAACGGCACGTTGCTGCATGAGCCGGGCGAGGTCACGCCCAAGGCCGGAGGCTCATTCAAGGTCTATACGCCTTTCCTGCGCGCGTCTCTGGCGCTTGGCCCTCCCGGCCACCCCCTTGCCGCGCCGAAGACCATCACGGCGCATGACGGGCCGCTCGAGCTTCCGGGCAAGACGAGCCTCGAGGGCCTTGGCCTGTTGCCGACCGCGCCGGACTGGTCCGCCGGCTTACGCGACACGTGGCAACCCGGGGAGCCGCAGGCCCAAAAGCTGCTGCATGGATTTCTCGAAGGTGGGCTGCGGCGCTATGGGGAAGACCGCAATCGCCCGGCCCTGCCCGCCTCGTCGCGCCTGTCACCCCATCTTCGTTTCGGCGAAATATCACCGCGTCAGATCGTGACTTTGGCCCGCCACGCTGGAGCGGACGGAACCGCCAGCGGAGAGCAAGTGGAGAAATTCGTCTCGGAGGTCATCTGGCGAGATTTTGCCTATCTGCTGCTGACGAGCCATCCCGATCTCGCGGACAAGCCCTTCAATGCGGCCTTCGAGAAGTTTCCCTATGCGAAGGCGTCGCCGACACATCTGCGCGCTTGGCAGACGGGACAGACTGGCTATCCGATCGTCGACGCTGGAATGCGGCAATTGTGGAAGACCGGTGTGATGCACAACCGGGTTCGGATGATCACGGCCTCGTTCCTGGTCAAACATCTGTTGCTCGATTGGCGGCTCGGCGAACAGTGGTTTTGGGATACGCTGTGCGATGCCGATCCGGCCAGCAACCCGTTCAACTGGCAGTGGGTGGCGGGGTCCGGCGC includes:
- a CDS encoding DUF4337 family protein, yielding MSDSPTEHLEHAEHAEHAAHSGDPFLAVVSVTIAVLAVIAATIGSFETVESGKAITDKNESVLLQNKATDTWGFFQAQSIKKNMYDLAAAAQSDAGRQADYVKKARQYESDSGEVKSKAEGLEKERDAKLEESNTHEHRHHTLTAAVTFLHVSIAIATIAIIMRGKRWPWHGAMALGALGTILAIYAYL
- a CDS encoding cryptochrome/photolyase family protein — its product is MAKNTSTTLTLMWFRDDLRISDNPAFHEAATRGCVLPIYLWDERSDGLRALGGASRWWLHYSLASLAERLTSVGCPLHIVRGAAAEVIPAIAAASGAVACVWNRRYGQAERAVDTAVTTRLQGMNIETKTFNGTLLHEPGEVTPKAGGSFKVYTPFLRASLALGPPGHPLAAPKTITAHDGPLELPGKTSLEGLGLLPTAPDWSAGLRDTWQPGEPQAQKLLHGFLEGGLRRYGEDRNRPALPASSRLSPHLRFGEISPRQIVTLARHAGADGTASGEQVEKFVSEVIWRDFAYLLLTSHPDLADKPFNAAFEKFPYAKASPTHLRAWQTGQTGYPIVDAGMRQLWKTGVMHNRVRMITASFLVKHLLLDWRLGEQWFWDTLCDADPASNPFNWQWVAGSGADAAPYFRIFNPTLQGEKFDPDGDYVRSFVPELTRLPARWIHTPWAAPRDVLAAAGITLGKTYPQPIVDHDAARLRALAALADMRQAEQAEA
- a CDS encoding TolC family outer membrane protein; its protein translation is MLFKRSKQSGTVRFETTVALSAVLLTVGLSAPASAESLNSFLTKAYVNNPQLNAQRAGTRATDENVPLANSGYLPKVSGTGSVGFTHSDAGVAGLASGANSSLAGVNDTVPRGVGLTVTQTVFDGFKTPNSIRQAESNVFGSRETLRNTEQSVLQSAAQSYMDVLRDTAVLDLRSSNIKVLDEQLRQTQDRFKVGEVTRTDVAQAEAGLAGSRADFYTAQSNLQNSIASFRQVVGVQPTRLEPARPLERGLPPTLATAINISQVEHPSVQAALHQVDAAALQVKIAEGALYPTVSVQGSLSQEYDVSNVPGSHAFVGAVVGSVSIPLYEGGADYATIRQAKETLTQSRLLADVQRENVRAAVISAWGLLESSKATVTSDQASVNASEIALNGVREEARVGQRTTLDVLNAQQTLLNSRVALVGAQRDRVVASYAVLATIGRLSTTLLGLNVKQYNPVVHFEQVKDKWYGMRTPDGK
- a CDS encoding EcsC family protein, with protein sequence MVTDIDILPPETDLTKFDEADLDALRKAVATLEHSSLAARFSSVLGRQVDLAAQFVPEPVLAVANRATMAALRVALRAAVKSLPATGKTTPSNRAHMAYVALSGAAGGTLGLMSLPVELPISTTIMLRSIADIARSEGEDLTQPEARLACLEVFALGSGGETGPAGESGYLAMRALLAKSVSEAARFMIQRGVADETAPVMVKLLTQIAARFGIIVGQKAMAQAVPVLGALTGAAVNAAFADHFQALAQAHFTVRRLERRYGQEPVQDVFTRMRQALRDKRTGGSDAGRAPLQVLSDLRKKS
- a CDS encoding protein-L-isoaspartate O-methyltransferase family protein, translating into MAQDEVARAERVSHDLRRVMVDNQVRTFDVTDQRVLEAFYLIPRDKFLPADLQSLAYSDAQIALKSAEANAESRVLLPPMFLAKLLQGATIDINDRVLLVASATGYAAAILAELTTSVVALESDAAMSGTAAANLLALGLSNVTCVTGPLAKGYAEGAPYDLILVDGAVECNLDALFAQLAPKGRLLTIETMSSGATRRSGKATRFDNVGGEMSARALFDATVPVLPEFRDAPRFNF